A region from the Salicibibacter cibarius genome encodes:
- a CDS encoding IS110 family transposase — MGLKIVYPICCGIDVHKTFVVACIASTDNGVTTYKRHRFSTYTKGLRELSQWLCENNCKDVCMESTGKYWIPVFNMLEDSCNITVAHPKYVKAIQGKKTDKKDAKWMADLFKHDLVPGSFIPPSDIRHLRDLMRYRTKLTNMIASEKNRLQNSLSVSNIQLGSVVSDTLGKSSMNIIQKLLQDPENPHLDIPSLIHGSMKDKIPELELAVDGFITPEQVGKIRVILNHYKYLKHCKDELEQLILSLAEPYTEEINLLLTVPSIKSIFTAIGIISEIGVNMDEFPSAKHVCSWAGLTPTNNESAGKKKSVKISRAGVYIKPLLVQCANGVAKSDKHPEIRNRYLSIKKRRGHKRAIIAIARMLLTAIYHILKKKEPYNPELYKKSEVLPASRELTVEQAIALAKSQGFKIKEQPAT, encoded by the coding sequence ATGGGGTTAAAAATCGTTTATCCAATCTGTTGTGGCATTGACGTTCACAAAACTTTTGTTGTTGCCTGTATTGCTTCCACCGACAACGGTGTCACAACTTACAAACGCCATCGCTTCTCAACCTATACCAAAGGGTTGAGAGAGCTGTCACAGTGGCTTTGTGAAAACAATTGCAAGGATGTTTGCATGGAATCTACCGGGAAGTACTGGATACCCGTGTTCAATATGTTGGAAGATTCCTGCAATATCACAGTCGCACATCCGAAATACGTCAAGGCGATCCAAGGGAAAAAGACAGATAAGAAAGATGCTAAATGGATGGCCGATTTATTTAAACATGATCTTGTGCCAGGGAGCTTTATACCACCGTCAGATATCAGACACCTTCGGGATCTGATGCGTTATCGTACCAAATTGACAAATATGATCGCCAGTGAAAAAAATCGGCTACAAAACAGCTTATCCGTCTCCAATATTCAACTGGGCTCCGTTGTTTCGGATACACTTGGAAAAAGTTCCATGAATATTATTCAAAAGCTATTGCAAGATCCTGAAAATCCTCATTTGGATATTCCGTCGCTTATTCACGGATCCATGAAGGATAAAATTCCTGAGTTGGAACTTGCCGTTGATGGGTTTATTACCCCCGAACAAGTCGGAAAGATCAGGGTCATTTTGAACCATTACAAGTACCTTAAGCATTGTAAAGACGAGCTTGAACAATTAATCCTTTCTCTTGCCGAGCCCTACACAGAAGAAATCAATTTGCTTTTAACGGTTCCGTCCATCAAGAGCATCTTTACGGCCATCGGAATCATATCCGAAATCGGCGTCAATATGGACGAGTTCCCTTCAGCAAAACATGTCTGTTCCTGGGCAGGGCTAACACCTACGAATAACGAAAGTGCCGGCAAGAAAAAGTCAGTCAAGATTTCAAGAGCAGGGGTATACATCAAACCCCTTTTGGTACAGTGTGCCAACGGTGTTGCCAAAAGCGATAAACATCCTGAAATCCGAAACCGCTATTTAAGCATCAAAAAGCGCCGCGGTCACAAACGTGCCATTATCGCTATCGCACGAATGCTGTTAACAGCAATTTACCACATTTTGAAGAAAAAAGAACCTTACAATCCCGAGCTGTATAAAAAATCCGAGGTTCTTCCAGCAAGTCGTGAGCTCACCGTGGAGCAAGCAATAGCGTTAGCAAAATCACAAGGTTTTAAAATCAAGGAACAACCAGCCACTTAA
- a CDS encoding DEAD/DEAH box helicase: MRFEELDLPPYLLKSIQQMGFTEATSIQEKVLPVARDGSDVIGQAQTGTGKTAAFALPIIEKVDPEDPNVQALILTPTRELAVQVCEEVNSLGRTKKVKAVAVYGGADMGRQIRELKARPSIIVATPGRYMDHTRRRTIRPQSIRTVVLDEADEMLSMGFIEDIEEILEKIPEERQTLLFSATMPARLKKVADRFMTEPQTVSVKAKAMTVSNIEQFALKVPEKQKLSALGRLFDFEDPDLAIIFGRTKRRVDELSEALEQQGYEAAGIHGDMKQAQRTNVLRRFKQGAVKYLVATDVAARGIDVTGVTHVFNFDIPQESDSYVHRIGRTGRAGHSGKAYTFVAPVEMDHMAMIEKATKGNVKHIDVPSDHEAEVARQERAARELTQIMEKQEHTGLEPMAEKLLQEHEPVTVVAAALSMLQKDTKEPTKKLTGERPLVSKQKRKPAGKQGRFQQRRGGGGRQKNHDRNRRNNQRRRSG, encoded by the coding sequence ATGAGATTTGAAGAATTGGATTTACCGCCTTATTTATTAAAAAGTATACAACAGATGGGTTTCACGGAGGCCACATCGATTCAGGAAAAAGTATTGCCCGTCGCTCGTGATGGCAGTGATGTCATCGGGCAGGCACAAACCGGAACGGGAAAAACCGCTGCTTTCGCGCTTCCCATCATCGAAAAAGTTGACCCGGAGGACCCAAACGTACAAGCGCTCATCCTCACCCCTACTCGTGAGTTGGCCGTTCAAGTGTGCGAAGAAGTGAACAGTCTTGGGCGCACTAAAAAAGTGAAAGCTGTTGCTGTGTACGGGGGTGCCGATATGGGGCGGCAAATAAGGGAATTAAAAGCCCGCCCGTCCATCATTGTCGCTACACCGGGGCGTTATATGGACCATACACGAAGAAGGACGATTCGCCCGCAGTCGATCCGTACCGTTGTGCTTGATGAAGCGGATGAAATGCTGAGCATGGGCTTCATTGAAGATATTGAAGAGATATTGGAAAAAATTCCGGAGGAACGGCAAACACTTTTGTTCTCTGCAACGATGCCGGCCCGTTTGAAAAAAGTTGCCGATCGTTTTATGACGGAACCGCAAACCGTTTCCGTTAAAGCGAAAGCAATGACGGTGTCCAATATTGAACAATTTGCGCTCAAAGTACCCGAAAAGCAGAAACTATCCGCGCTTGGCCGTCTGTTTGATTTTGAAGATCCGGATCTTGCGATAATTTTCGGTCGCACGAAACGGAGAGTGGATGAGTTATCCGAAGCGCTCGAGCAACAAGGGTATGAAGCGGCCGGCATTCATGGAGATATGAAACAAGCGCAGCGGACCAATGTGTTACGCCGTTTCAAGCAAGGGGCCGTCAAGTATTTGGTGGCTACGGATGTGGCGGCGCGGGGGATTGACGTTACGGGCGTTACCCACGTGTTTAACTTCGATATTCCGCAAGAGTCGGATAGTTATGTTCACCGGATCGGCCGGACCGGACGCGCAGGGCATTCCGGCAAAGCCTATACATTCGTCGCTCCCGTTGAAATGGACCATATGGCGATGATTGAAAAGGCAACCAAAGGAAACGTTAAACACATCGACGTTCCGAGCGACCATGAAGCGGAAGTGGCCCGACAAGAACGAGCGGCTCGAGAACTTACGCAAATCATGGAAAAACAGGAACATACCGGTCTTGAACCGATGGCGGAAAAATTGTTACAGGAGCATGAGCCGGTCACAGTAGTGGCTGCCGCGCTTTCCATGCTGCAAAAAGATACAAAAGAACCGACCAAAAAGCTCACCGGCGAACGCCCGCTCGTGAGCAAACAAAAACGAAAACCGGCAGGAAAACAAGGCCGATTTCAACAACGCCGCGGTGGCGGGGGACGTCAAAAAAACCATGATCGCAACAGGAGAAACAATCAGCGGCGGCGTTCCGGTTAA